The following are from one region of the Fusarium verticillioides 7600 chromosome 1, whole genome shotgun sequence genome:
- a CDS encoding methylenetetrahydrofolate dehydrogenase (NAD+), producing MRSQITACFRSLRTFAMATSTVPKTCKVITAETIAKGYLGEVKDTLAKIQGENPCTPTLAAFLANGDPAAVKYAEWSKKTCEENGFNFDLRTVDKELLEEEIMKANEDDDVDGMIVYYPIFPNNPSHDKYIQESVDLGKDVEGLRHKHIHNMYHNIRFIDPPENRKKSILPCTPLAVVKILEYLQIYNPILASGNRLFGKTITVINRSEVNGRPLAALLANDGATVYSVDVTGVQIFTRGEGIKKARHQVEDKEGWKLEDCLPLSDVVIGGVPVESFKVPTELIRDGAVCINFSSYRNFDGPAIKEKASIYVPSVGKVTIAILLRNLVRLIANRPSKDESQKSVEARAEAFADD from the exons ATGAGATCTCAGATAACAGCCTGCTTCCGCAGTCTGAGAACCTTTGCAATGGCTACCTCAACTGTCCCCAAGACCTGCAAGGTCATTACGGCTGAGACTATCGCCAAGGGTTACCTTGGTGAGGTCAAGGACACATTGGCCAAGATCCAAGGCGAGAACCCTTGCACTCCCACACTGGCTGCTTTCCTCGCCAACGGTGATCCCGCTGCCGTAAAGTACGCTGAGTGGTCCAAGAAGACTTGTGAAGAGAA CGGATTCAACTTTGACCTCCGAACTGTGGAcaaggagcttctcgaggaggagatcatGAAGGCCaatgaagacgatgatgtcgacggCATGATTGTCTACTACCCTATCTTCCCCAACAACCCATCTCACGACAAGTACATCCAGGAGTCGGTTGACCTTGGAAAGGACGTTGAGGGTCTTCGACACAAGCACATCCACAACATGTACCACAACATTCGCTTCATTGACCCTCCTGAGAACCGCAAGAAGTCCATCCTTCCTTGCACTCCTCTCGCTgttgtcaagatccttgagtACTTGCAGATCTACAACCCCATCCTAGCTTCCGGGAACCGACTTTTCGGAAAGACTATCACCGTCATTAACAGATCCGAGGTCAACGGCCGACCTCTTGCTGCCCTCCTCGCCAACGACGGCGCCACCGTTTACTCTGTCGATGTCACTGGTGTCCAAATCTTCACCCGTGGAGAGGGCATCAAGAAGGCCCGCCATCAggtcgaggacaaggagggcTGGAAGCTCGAGGACTGCCTTCCCCTCAGTGACGTTGTCATCGGAGGAGTTCCCGTCGAGTCTTTCAAGGTACCCACCGAGCTCATCCGCGATGGTGCTGTCtgcatcaacttctcctcgTACAGAAACTTTGATGGTCCCGCCATTAAGGAGAAGGCCTCGATCTACGTGCCATCCGTCGGCAAGGTTACCATTGCTATCCTCTTGAGAAACTTGGTT CGCCTCATTGCCAACCGGCCCTCCAAGGATGAGTCGCAGAAGAGCGTCGAGGCCCGAGCTGAGGCTTTCGCTGACGACTAA
- a CDS encoding methylenetetrahydrofolate dehydrogenase (NAD+), with the protein MMLAPRPGANAKHSGFNFDLRTVDKELLEEEIMKANEDDDVDGMIVYYPIFPNNPSHDKYIQESVDLGKDVEGLRHKHIHNMYHNIRFIDPPENRKKSILPCTPLAVVKILEYLQIYNPILASGNRLFGKTITVINRSEVNGRPLAALLANDGATVYSVDVTGVQIFTRGEGIKKARHQVEDKEGWKLEDCLPLSDVVIGGVPVESFKVPTELIRDGAVCINFSSYRNFDGPAIKEKASIYVPSVGKVTIAILLRNLVRLIANRPSKDESQKSVEARAEAFADD; encoded by the exons ATGATGCTTGCCCCTCGACCTGGCGCTAATGCAAAACATAGCGGATTCAACTTTGACCTCCGAACTGTGGAcaaggagcttctcgaggaggagatcatGAAGGCCaatgaagacgatgatgtcgacggCATGATTGTCTACTACCCTATCTTCCCCAACAACCCATCTCACGACAAGTACATCCAGGAGTCGGTTGACCTTGGAAAGGACGTTGAGGGTCTTCGACACAAGCACATCCACAACATGTACCACAACATTCGCTTCATTGACCCTCCTGAGAACCGCAAGAAGTCCATCCTTCCTTGCACTCCTCTCGCTgttgtcaagatccttgagtACTTGCAGATCTACAACCCCATCCTAGCTTCCGGGAACCGACTTTTCGGAAAGACTATCACCGTCATTAACAGATCCGAGGTCAACGGCCGACCTCTTGCTGCCCTCCTCGCCAACGACGGCGCCACCGTTTACTCTGTCGATGTCACTGGTGTCCAAATCTTCACCCGTGGAGAGGGCATCAAGAAGGCCCGCCATCAggtcgaggacaaggagggcTGGAAGCTCGAGGACTGCCTTCCCCTCAGTGACGTTGTCATCGGAGGAGTTCCCGTCGAGTCTTTCAAGGTACCCACCGAGCTCATCCGCGATGGTGCTGTCtgcatcaacttctcctcgTACAGAAACTTTGATGGTCCCGCCATTAAGGAGAAGGCCTCGATCTACGTGCCATCCGTCGGCAAGGTTACCATTGCTATCCTCTTGAGAAACTTGGTT CGCCTCATTGCCAACCGGCCCTCCAAGGATGAGTCGCAGAAGAGCGTCGAGGCCCGAGCTGAGGCTTTCGCTGACGACTAA
- a CDS encoding methylenetetrahydrofolate dehydrogenase (NAD+), with the protein MATSTVPKTCKVITAETIAKGYLGEVKDTLAKIQGENPCTPTLAAFLANGDPAAVKYAEWSKKTCEENGFNFDLRTVDKELLEEEIMKANEDDDVDGMIVYYPIFPNNPSHDKYIQESVDLGKDVEGLRHKHIHNMYHNIRFIDPPENRKKSILPCTPLAVVKILEYLQIYNPILASGNRLFGKTITVINRSEVNGRPLAALLANDGATVYSVDVTGVQIFTRGEGIKKARHQVEDKEGWKLEDCLPLSDVVIGGVPVESFKVPTELIRDGAVCINFSSYRNFDGPAIKEKASIYVPSVGKVTIAILLRNLVRLIANRPSKDESQKSVEARAEAFADD; encoded by the exons ATGGCTACCTCAACTGTCCCCAAGACCTGCAAGGTCATTACGGCTGAGACTATCGCCAAGGGTTACCTTGGTGAGGTCAAGGACACATTGGCCAAGATCCAAGGCGAGAACCCTTGCACTCCCACACTGGCTGCTTTCCTCGCCAACGGTGATCCCGCTGCCGTAAAGTACGCTGAGTGGTCCAAGAAGACTTGTGAAGAGAA CGGATTCAACTTTGACCTCCGAACTGTGGAcaaggagcttctcgaggaggagatcatGAAGGCCaatgaagacgatgatgtcgacggCATGATTGTCTACTACCCTATCTTCCCCAACAACCCATCTCACGACAAGTACATCCAGGAGTCGGTTGACCTTGGAAAGGACGTTGAGGGTCTTCGACACAAGCACATCCACAACATGTACCACAACATTCGCTTCATTGACCCTCCTGAGAACCGCAAGAAGTCCATCCTTCCTTGCACTCCTCTCGCTgttgtcaagatccttgagtACTTGCAGATCTACAACCCCATCCTAGCTTCCGGGAACCGACTTTTCGGAAAGACTATCACCGTCATTAACAGATCCGAGGTCAACGGCCGACCTCTTGCTGCCCTCCTCGCCAACGACGGCGCCACCGTTTACTCTGTCGATGTCACTGGTGTCCAAATCTTCACCCGTGGAGAGGGCATCAAGAAGGCCCGCCATCAggtcgaggacaaggagggcTGGAAGCTCGAGGACTGCCTTCCCCTCAGTGACGTTGTCATCGGAGGAGTTCCCGTCGAGTCTTTCAAGGTACCCACCGAGCTCATCCGCGATGGTGCTGTCtgcatcaacttctcctcgTACAGAAACTTTGATGGTCCCGCCATTAAGGAGAAGGCCTCGATCTACGTGCCATCCGTCGGCAAGGTTACCATTGCTATCCTCTTGAGAAACTTGGTT CGCCTCATTGCCAACCGGCCCTCCAAGGATGAGTCGCAGAAGAGCGTCGAGGCCCGAGCTGAGGCTTTCGCTGACGACTAA
- a CDS encoding MFS transporter, NNP family, nitrate/nitrite transporter, which translates to MGFQIAHLWKAPEVNPISRKARSVPMLNPIDIYGRVFSFSWLGFMLAFWAWYTFPPLLTVTIKQDLHLTPAQIANSNIVSLSATFFLRFLTGPLCDLYGPRRVFAYLILLGCFPIGLAPLVNSATGLYISRFFIGILGATFVPCQVWCTGFFDKNVVGTANALAGGWGNAGGGITYFIMPAVFDSLVAHQGMSPSKAWRVTFIVPLICLIVCGLGMLFLCPDSPMGSWEDQAMLVRKNMEAHGMSSSGDVTPIGTVDRCGSDEEKNPGEARDVKVGDHEHPISRNEAIEFARGEVIVKPTLREALHVCYSPQTIFHVATYACSFGGELAINAILSSYFKKNFPHLDQTKASNYAAIFGFLNFLNRPLGGVIADIIYNKCGRNLWLKKAWIVACGVLTGALLIVIGKVNPSEANGGDIGTLVGLIVVMAIFIEAGNGANFALVPHVHPSANGILSGLTGGGGNIGGIMFAVVFRFMHGGNDYAMGLWVIGIITIALNLAVCWIPPLPKGQIGGH; encoded by the exons ATGGGTTTTCAAATCGCCCACCTGTGGAAGGCCCCTGAGGTCAACCCCATCAGCCGAAAAGCACGAAGTGTGCCTATGCTCAACCCCATCGACATCTATGGCCGAGTATTCTCTTTCTCATGGCTCGGTTTCATGCTTGCTTTCTGGGCATG GTACACCTTTCCACCCCTATTGACGGTCACTAtcaaacaagatcttcatcttaCACCGGCTCAAATCGCAAACTCCAACATCGTATCTCTATCTGCTACTTTCTTCCTTCGATTCTTGACCGGCCCTCTGTGTGATTTGTATGGACCTCGACGTGTATTCGCCTACTTGATCCTCCTCGGCTGTTTCCCCATTGGCCTCGCACCGCTTGTCAACAGCGCCACCGGCTTATATATCTCTCGGTTCTTTATTGGCATTCTCGGTGCAACATTTGTGCCTTGCCAGGTTTGGTGCACCGGTTTCTTCGATAAGAATGTCGTCGGCACTGCCAACGCCCTTGCTGGTGGTTGGGGTAATGCAGGTGGTGGAAT CACTTACTTCATCATGCCTGCCGTCTTCGACTCACTAGTAGCTCATCAAGGCATGTCCCCTTCCAAGGCATGGAGGGTTACCTTCATTGTCCCCTTGATCTGCCTGATCGTCTGCGGTCTTGGAATGCTATTCCTATGCCCCGACAGCCCTATGGGATCGTGGGAGGATCAAGCTATGCTCGTCAGGAAGAACATGGAGGCTCATGGAATGTCTAGCTCTGGTGACGTTACCCCCATTGGTACAGTTGACCGCTGCGGttcagatgaggagaagaacccCGGTGAGGCGAGAGATGTCAAGGTTGGCGACCACGAGCACCCTATCTCGCGCAACGAGGCCATTGAGTTCGCCCGAGGCGAGGTCATTGTCAAACCAACTCTTCGTGAAGCCCTCCATGTCTGCTACTCTCCCCAGACCATCTTCCACGTGGCGACCTATGCATGCTCCTTCGGTGGCGAGCTTGCTATCAACGCCATCCTGAGCTCCtacttcaagaagaacttcCCCCACCTCGACCAGACCAAGGCCAGTAACTACGCCGCTATCTTTGGtttcctcaacttcctcaaccGACCTCTTGGTGGAGTCATTGCCGATATCATCTACAACAAGTGTGGACGCAACCTCTGGCTCAAGAAGGCCTGGATCGTCGCTTGCGGTGTGCTGACTGGAGCTCTTCTCATTGTCATCGGAAAGGTCAACCCCTCTGAAGCCAATGGTGGTGATATTGGTACTTTGGTTGGCCTCATCGTGGTCATGGCCATCTTTATCGAGGCTGGCAATGGTGCCAACTTTGCTCTTGTACCTCACGTTCACCCCTCTGCCAACGGTATTCTCTCAGGCCTGACCGGTGGCGGTGGTAACATTGGTGGTATCATGTTCGCTGTTGTCTTCCGCTTCATGCACGGTGGTAATGACTACGCCATGGGTCTCTGGGTCATTGGCATTATTACCATTGCGTTGAACTTGGCGGTTTGCTGGATCCCTCCTCTGCCCAAGGGCCAGATTGGTGGCCACTAG